The proteins below are encoded in one region of Aspergillus nidulans FGSC A4 chromosome III:
- a CDS encoding ethanolamine-phosphate cytidylyltransferase (transcript_id=CADANIAT00006162) translates to MTASPEETIPRRGEWPVDPQDDVPIAEGRVWVDGCFDFSHHGHAGAMLQARRLGDELLVGVHSDEAILENKGPTVMSLEERIAAVEACRWATKCIPHAPYVTSLPWVSHYGCKYVVHGDDITSDSNGNDCYRFVKAAGRFKVVKRTPGISTTDLVGRMLLCTKGHFVKSVKGMLSGKEGSGNEEERAQYALYLQERLKDYATDETGLQPGSQVWVWEGSNAAKLEASLDESGSFDKLVSGKPPRPGQRIVYVDGGFDLFSSGHIEFLRQVLAIEESDGRQRGWYDQEQREQRVKTHGEDFGPAYVVAGVHDDDVINHWKGLNYPIMNIFERGLCVLQCQYVHAVIFSAPFSPSQPYLETMPLGVPDVVYHGPTTFIPLTYDPYAAPKRMGIFRETTDHAFQHVNAGEIVERILKSREAYEARQRAKLQKAVIEDQAKSREAA, encoded by the exons ATGACAGCCTCGCCCGAGGAGACGATTCCCAGACGAGGGGAATGGCCCGTTGACCCGCAAGATGATGTCCCAATAGCAGAGGGGCGTGTTTGGGTGGACGGGTGCTTTGACTTTAGTCACCATG GACACGCAGGAGCTATGCTTCAAGCCCGTAGACTAGGAGACGAACTTCTAGTCGGAGTACATTCTGACGAGGCAATCCTGGAAAACAAAGGGCCTACGGTCATGTCTTTAGAGGAGCG GATCGCTGCGGTAGAAGCATGTCGCTGGGCGACAAAGTGTATTCCTCATGCTCCGTACGTGACGTCCCTGCCCTGGGTATCGCACTACGGTTGCAAGTACGTCGTACATGGAGACGATATTACCTCTGATAGCAATGGGAATGACTGCTATCGATTtgtcaaggctgctggtCGCTTCAAGGTAGTCAAAAGAACCCCCGGTATCTCCACCACGGATCTCGTTGGCCGCATGCTTCTTTGTACAAAGGGCCATTTTGTCAAGAGCGTGAAAGGCATGCTCTCTGGGAAGGAAGGCTCTGGTAACGAAGAAGAGCGCGCACAATATGCGTTATACCTTCAGGAAAGGCTCAAGGATTACGCCACTGACGAGACCGGCCTGCAACCTGGCTCTCAGGTCTGGGTTTGGGAAGGCTCGAACGCTGCAAAACTTGAGGCTTCGCTTGACGAGTCTGGGAGCTTCGATAAGCTTGTTAGTGGAAAGCCGCCCAGGCCGGGCCAGCGGATTGTCTATGTTGATGGAGGGTTTGACCTTTTCTCTTCCGGCCATATTGAATTTCTTCGCCAAGTTCTAGCAATTGAGGAATCTGATGGCAGACAACGCGGCTGGTATGACCAAGAACAGAGAGAGCAAAGGGTAAAGACCCACGGAGAAGATTTTGGCCCAGCTTACGTGGTGGCTGGCGTTCATGACGACGATGTAATAAACCATTGGAAAGGTTTGAATTATCCTATCATGAACATATTTGAGAGGGGCCTATGCGTTCTTCAATGTCAA TACGTACACGCCGTAATCTTCTCTGCTCCATTTTCACCAAGTCAGCCATATTTAGAGACAATGCCTTTGGGCGTTCCCGACGTCGTCTACCACGGTCCGACTACCTTTATCCCACTCACCTATGATCCATATGCTGCTCCCAAACGAATGGGTATATTTCGCGAAACGACCGATCACGCTTTTCAACATGTGAACGCTGGCGAAATAGTTGAACGGATCCTTAAGAGCAGAGAGGCTTACGAAGCGAGACAGCGCGCCAAGTTGCAGAAGGCAGTGATCGAGGATCAAGCCAAGTCAAGAGAAGCGGCATGA
- a CDS encoding monothiol glutaredoxin GRX5 (transcript_id=CADANIAT00006161) gives MFSRTAISFTLRRSLFRPQLSPQFPNQLPSVLQARLLSTETKAAIDKAVASAPVVLFMKGTPETPQCGFSRASIQILGLQGVDPKKFVAFNVLEDPELRQGIKEYSDWPTIPQLYLNKEFIGGCDILMSMHQNGELSKLLEEKGVLVAE, from the exons ATGTTCTCAAGAACAGCAATCTCCTTC ACGCTCCGACGGTCTCTGTTTCGGCCACAACTCTCCCCTCAGTTTCCAAACCAGCTTCCATCTGTGCTCCAAGCCCGTCTACTTTCAACAGAGACCAAAGCAGCAATTGATAAAGCTGTTGCATCGGCTCCGGTGGTTCTTTTCATGAAGGGCACTCCGGAAACTCCGCAGTGCGGGTTCTCTCGCGCAAGCATCCAGATTTTGGGTTTACAAGGTGTTGATCCCAAGAAATTCGTAGCGTTTAACGTGCTAGAGGATCCGGAGCTGCGTCAAG GTATCAAGGAGTACTCGGACTGGCCTACGATTCCACAATTATACCTGAACAAGGAGTTTATTGGTGGGTGTGATATTCTGATGTCAATGCATCAGAATGGCGAACTTTCGAAGCTCTTAGAAGAGAAGGGTGTCCTAGTTGCTGAATAG
- the phoC gene encoding putative cyclin dependent kinase inhibitor Pho81 (transcript_id=CADANIAT00006155) — protein sequence MLPKHRLHSVRTRRSFFSDWRPRSVPLSRTAAQKPDIRRQFSQRLKTLVDKKRVAQSRTVTKPKAPANLVALLEGFQQFDGDLNKLQQFVEINETAMSKILKKSRMKELYLHRAVEVQPCFNRDVLRDLSDRATTARIELEAWAEGENIQFDTTRPTDRTTTFQGFGSEEEDLDLQVLQSANSGNLYALREWADKLQKSGDSRERATRTFLAAISEYSDDVLAVLLETGLVDIFAEDDINERNCLHEAAISGREFVLKAGLEAGVQVSRTDVYGRIPLHYACIHGRVGMVQQLLATDPSTVDIMDHDNFTPLIHSIVKNQLDCAEQLLRNNARIDPVSESDHIPLNLACQHGSLPIVKMLLERQARLLPDAEGLYPQHMVARASQSPDILLLLKRHGADLNQRDKLYQWTPLFHAASEGCVNCLRTLLELGVDADVKDEKGLAAVYYAAWEGHLECMLLLWSHHTESQPSQRPLDILNGLRLHEPSSTIAWQEHTPAEAQDMETVDGIPDLSLPPPIIPLRRYGHNFLDKKVFVQILFDPGSSISFDQAGRYPAARLTISSKLSELIPRTVMLPIQEDARMISFHVDTLQTFTVDFEIFPTFGSKVIAKTVALPTVFGAEESSAGSCCLPLFDPRLRAIGQLRFWFQVIKPYHGDPLEITHFATYWKATSTGESDHSGLVTGSSLSGDHVQLFVQLTRDKVPVVHPQYMVKHYGIDIPICHLTFSEFQAVGGEKNVNRPELLQFLQAHAADDLALTHRVLAASFLSLREVFENLPVDVNVNISVLYPSAAEEQALKMTSMTDVNTFADAILTVVFDHARVARDKNPEFMRSVVFTSYNANICVALNWKQPNYPVLLCNDLGQIRDLARNAGTHPDVDSSGRASMSIKESARVAQSNNFMGLICRSSLLNVVPALVATIKELGLVLVADTSDEAEQPETQALSAAGSMGVAELAYRMPEGVNGLMKANGILRFNDMIDM from the exons ATGCTTCCGAAGCACAGGCTGCACTCCGTGCGAACAAGGAGGTCTTTTTTTTCCGACTG GAGGCCGAGGTCTGTCCCACTGTCCAGGACCGCTGCACAGAAACCTGACATTAGGCGACAGTTCTCCCAACGGCTAAAAACCTTGGTCGATAAGAAGCGAGTCGCCCAGTCACGGACGGTGACTAAACCTAAAGCCCCGGCGAATCTTGTCGCTCTCCTTGAAGGCTTTCAGCAATTCGATGGCGACCTGAATAAACTACAG CAATTCGTCGAAATCAATGAGACGGCCATGTCCAAGATCCTCAAAAAG TCTCGCATGAAGGAATTATATCTCCACCGTGCCGTTGAAGTACAACCATGTTTCAATCGGGATGTATTGCGCGATCTTTCTGATCGGGCGACCACCGCTCGTATAGAGCTTGAAGCTTGGGCGGAAGGAGAGAATATTCAATTCGACACGACCCGACCGACCGACCGCACGACCACCTTTCAAGGTTTTGGgtccgaggaagaagaccttgaCCTTCAAGTTCTACAATCTGCCAATTCAGGGAATCTGTATGCATTACGCGAATGGGCAGACAAACTACAGAAATCGGGTGATTCGCGAGAGCGTGCCACACGCACGTTTCTAGCCGCGATCAGTGAATATTCCGACGATGTCCTCGCTGTCCTCCTCGAAACTGGTTTAGTAGATATTTTCGCCGAGGATGATATTAACGAGCGGAACTGTTTACATGAGGCGGCCATATCTGGCCGCGAGTTCGTTCTTAAAGCTGGCCTCGAGGCGGGTGTGCAGGTATCTAGGACCGATGTTTACGGAAGAATCCCACTACATTATGCTTGTATCCATGGCCGTGTGGGCATGGTACAACAACTGTTGGCAACAGATCCTAGCACTGTTGACATTATGGATCATGACAACTTCACGCCTCTGATACATAGCATTGTCAAGAACCAGCTTGACTGCGCGGAgcagcttctccgcaataATGCTCGCATCGACCCGGTGTCTGAATCGGACCATATTCCGCTCAACCTGGCATGCCAGCATGGATCGCTTCCAATAGTCAAGATGCTCTTAGAACGACAGGCTCGGTTACTCCCCGATGCGGAAGGCCTCTACCCTCAGCACATGGTGGCGCGCGCATCACAATCCCCTGACATTCTATTGCTGCTCAAACGGCATGGTGCTGATCTCAATCAGAGAGACAAGTTGTACCAGTGGACTCCACTTTTTCACGCAGCTAGCGAAGGCTGCGTAAACTGCCTGCGGACACTTCTGGAGCTGGGCGTGGATGCAGATgtcaaggacgagaaggGTCTAGCGGCGGTGTATTACGCTGCGTGGGAGGGTCATTTGGAATGcatgctgctgctctggtCTCATCATACAGAGTCACAGCCATCGCAGCGGCCATTAGATATCTTGAACGGCTTAAGGCTCCATGAGCCGAGTTCCACTATTGCCTGGCAAGAGCATACTCCGGCAGAAGCACAAGACATGGAGACGGTAGATGGGATTCCGGATCTATCTCTCCCTCCGCCAATCATCCCGTTGCGACGCTATGGGCATAATTTCCTCGACAAGAAGGTTTTCGTACAAATATTATTCGACCCCGGTAGCTCCATTTCGTTTGATCAAGCTGGGCGCTACCCTGCTGCTCGATTGACCATATCTTCGAAGTTATCCGAACTAATACCGCGAACTGTGATGCTTCCCATTCAGGAAGACGCCCGGATGATCTCCTTTCATGTCGACACCTTGCAAACATTCACCGTTGACTTTGAGATTTTCCCTACTTTTGGCTCCAAGGTGATCGCAAAAACAGTTGCCCTCCCGACAGTGTTCGGGGCGGAGGAGTCCAGCGCTGGCTCATGTTGTTTACCCCTTTTCGACCCCCGGTTACGTGCCATTGGACAGCTTCGTTTCTGGTTCCAAGTCATCAAGCCGTACCACGGAGATCCTCTTGAAATCACGCATTTCGCAACTTACTGGAAGGCCACAAGCACTGGCGAATCTGACCACAGCGGCTTAGTCACTGGGTCGAGCTTGTCGGGAGATCATGTCCAGCTTTTTGTACAGCTCACAAGAGACAAAGTCCCAGTAGTGCACCCACAGTACATGGTGAAACACTATGGCATCGATATACCCATCTGCCATCTCACCTTCTCTGAATTCCAAGCTGTTGGCGGTGAGAAGAATGTGAACCGACCAGAATTACTCCAATTCTTGCAGGCTCATGCTGCCGATGATCTGGCCCTGACCCATCGAGTGCTCGCGGCGTCATTCTTATCATTGCGTGAGGTCTTCGAGAATCTCCCAGTTGACGTAAATGTCAATATCTCTGTTCTCTATCCATCAGCTGCTGAGGAGCAAGCATTGAAGATGACGTCTATGACAGATGTCAATACGTTCGCTGACGCCATATTGACGGTTGTTTTTGACCATGCACGCGTCGCACGGGATAAGAATCCAGAATTCATGCGTTCTGTCGTTTTCACATCTTATAACGCCAACATATGCGTTGCTCTGAATTGGAAACAGCCAAACT ACCCCGTTCTCCTTTGCAATGACCTTGGCCAGATTCGTGACTTGGCCCGCAATGCCGGCACTCACCCAGACGTTGACAGCAGCGGTCGAGCATCAATGTCCATAAAGGAATCGGCCCGCGTAGCACAGAGCAACAATTTTATGGGCCTGATATGCCGTTCTAGTCTTTTG AATGTTGTGCCAGCTCTGGTAGCAACTATCAAGGAACTTGGCCTTGTACTTGTAGCCGACACCTCCGACGAAGCCGAACAACCGGAAACTCAAGCTTTGTCAGCTGCAGGCTCTATGGGCGTGGCTGAACTGGCATACCGCATGCCCGAAGGTGTAAATGGCTTGATGAAAGCCAATGGCATACTGAGGTTCAATGACATGATTGACATGTGA
- a CDS encoding putative flavoprotein (transcript_id=CADANIAT00006160), translating to MDVATSGSVATIKLPNIAEALGRHPNVSIRIIVTKSAEKFLIGQSPEQPPLERLRQLPGVDGIYRDEDEWKKPWVRGEPILHIELRKWAHLLLIAPLSANTMAKMIVGIADNLLLSVIRAWDTAGLVDFTIKTQKPLVFVAPAMNTAMWGHPVTKKQLTILRDEWGWSNSNKDGWVYLLHPIEKSLACGDTGNGAMMDWRDIVEAVEDYTGLKTKSADIRED from the exons ATGGATGTTGCGA CTAGTGGGTCGGTCGCCACGATAAAGCTTCCCAACATAGCAGAAGCTCTCGGTCGCCATCCAAATGTATCAATTCGCATCATCGTAACCAAATCAGCGGAGAAGTTCCTCATCGGTCAAAGCCCTGAGCAGCCGCCCCTCGAGAGATTGCGTCAACTACCCGGGGTCGACGGAATATaccgagatgaagatgaatggAAAAAACCATGGGTTCGTGGGGAGCCAATCTTGCATATCGAGTTGAGAAAATGGGCCCATTTGTTGCTTATTGCCCCCCTTTCTGCAAACACAATGGCCAAGATGATTGTTGGCATTGCAGataacctccttctctcGGTTATCAGAGCATGGGATACGGCTGGTTTGGTAGATTTCACCATAAAAACCCAGAAGCCTCTTGTCTTCGTCGCCCCTGCGATGAACACTGCGATGTGGGGTCATCCAGTCACAAAAAAACAGCTCACTATATTACGAGACGAATGGGGATGGAGTAATTCGAATAAAGACGGCTGGGTCtaccttcttcatcccataGAGAAATCTCTCGCTTGTGGAGATACAGGGAACGGCGCGATGATGGATTGGAGAGACATAGTTGAGGCAGTGGAGGATTACACGGGCTTAAAAACGAAAAGCGCAGATATCAGAGAGGACTGA
- a CDS encoding putative JmjC domain protein (transcript_id=CADANIAT00006159), with protein sequence MPAQRPRAAFEPISPALDAAELIKSSPNFEEVVRIHCDAIDENGLENFEKLVLLHVIVRGLPLVVEGFDKKLDNAIFSERWLRSHYSAKREDARDLTAKKAVPLTIGHYLKNMSILANQFNKFNHKNPDLQRLYLKDIDCPKIWHDFLKSIIPPFLFYLNNLAEPEFFESTGPKSAPFSKKRKVSQEQVGKAGDLMSCLPENMRAENLMCYIGHEGTYTPAHQEMCASLGQNLMVEASDGSIENGKATKPGSSLWFMTSSKDRNSVSEYWMTMLGHDINLEDHFAQINAWKAAPFTTYIVEQRPGDFILIPPLAAHQVWNRGTRTMKVAWNRTTVETLERALNEALPHARVVCRDEQYKNKAIVFYSLKQYSTRLNSVDANRSPARVQQLQNEFEQLFSLFNQILLSESFSTATPHEKNVEYIPFDSNITCAYCRGNIFNRFLTCPSCATTATGVELPYDICMECYVMGRSCACISELKWVEQFKWEQLLRMHEFWRQQVLRFDPELDKKYRQFRVEKEEMGKKSLAHICQEELKRRPWVDISKPKPIMEELVDGISELEDDTRPARRRKKSKSKGPKCHICKYVEPEWKLASCSNPKCSLRYCYGSLFRAFNMLPQEVLETSKWECPRCQKFCSCGGCRKNPQMTPFEPTCTSLGHDTSQVADVRSIEALVDFGHSNLGWLKKASSDEISRLSKHQEEADVKRNQALEITQYRSRSTLT encoded by the exons ATGCCAGCTCAAAGGCCCCGCGCAGCGTTTGAACCGATATCTCCAGCCTTGGATGCTGCGGAATTGATAAAGTCTTCGCCCAACTTCGAAGAGGTGGTGCGAATTCATTGCGATGCCATCGACGAGAATGGGCTTGAGAACTTCGAGAAgcttgtccttcttcacGTCATCGTTCGTGGACTACCTCTTGTTGTTGAGGGTTTTGATAAGAAGCTTGATAATGCCATCTTTTCCGAGAGATGGCTGAGAAGTCATTACTCGGCGAAGC gagaagatgccagaGAcctgacagcgaagaaggccGTACCGCTCACTATTGGCCATTACCTGAAGAATATGTCCATCCTTGCGAACCAGTTCAATAAGTTCAACCATAAAAACCCTGATCTCCAAAGACTATACCTTAAAGACATTGATTGCCCGAAGATCTGGCATGACTTCTTGAAGAGCATCATACCTCCATTTCTATTTTACCTGAACAATTTGGCGGAGCCGGAATTCTTCGAGAGTACAGGGCCCAAAAGCGCTCCATTCTCGAAGAAACGCAAGGTTTCACAGGAGCAGGTAGGCAAAGCCGGTGATTTGATGAGTTGTCTTCCAGAGAACATGCGCGCCGAAAATCTGATGTGTTACATTGGTCATGAGGGAACGTATACGCCAGCGCATCAAGAGATGTGTGCTAGTCTTGGCCAAAACCTAATGGTTGAAGCGTCAGATGGCTCAATTGAAAATGGAAAGGCAACGAAGCCTGGCTCCTCATTATGGTTTATGACCAGCAGCAAGGACCGGAACTCTGTGTCGGAGTATTGGATGACAATGCTGGGCCACGACATAAACCTAGAGGACCATTTCGCACAGATTAACGCGTGGAAAGCCGCACCGTTCAcaacatatattgtcgaACAGCGGCCGGgtgacttcatcctcatacCTCCCCTGGCGGCGCACCAGGTCTGGAACCGTGGAACGCGAACGATGAAAGTTGCATGGAACAGAACGACGGTGGAGACTCTCGAGAGGGCGTTGAACGAAGCGCTTCCGCATGCCAGAGTGGTGTGTCGGGATGAACAATATAAAAACAAAGCGATAGTATTCTACTCGCTCAAACAATATTCAACACGTCTCAACAGCGTTGATGCTAATCGCAGCCCCGCGAGagtacagcagctgcagaacgAATTTGAACAATTGTTCTCTCTGTTCAACCAAATTCTGCTTTCCGAATCGTTTTCCACGGCGACACCTCATGAGAAGAACGTTGAATACATACCTTTTGACAGCAATATCACATGTGCCTACTGCAGAGGGAACATCTTCAATCGGTTCCTGACGTGTCCCTCATGTGCCACAACTGCGACGGGTGTTGAGCTCCCCTATGATATCTGCATGGAATGTTATGTTATGGGCCGAAGCTGTGCATGCATCTCGGAATTGAAATGGGTTGAGCAATTTAAATGGGAACAACTCCTGAGAATGCACGAATTCTGGAGGCAGCAGGTTCTTAGGTTCGACCCTGAACTTGACAAGAAATACCGACAATTTCGggttgagaaggaagaaatgGGCAAAAAGAGCCTGGCCCACATATGCCAGGAAGAACTGAAGCGGCGTCCGTGGGTTGATAtctcgaagccgaagcccataatggaagagctggtggacGGAATTAGCGAATTGGAAGATGATACCCGCCCCGCCAGACgcaggaagaagtcgaaatcGAAAGGCCCCAAATGTCACATTTGCAAGTACGTTGAGCCGGAGTGGAAACTTGCCTCCTGTTCGAATCCCAAATGCTCTTTGAGGTACTGCTATGGTAGTCTGTTTAGAGCGTTCAATATGCTACCGCAGGAAGTTCTGGAAACTTCTAAATGGGAGTGCCCAAGATGTCAAAAGTTCTGCAGCTGTGGCGGTTGCCGCAAAAATCCCCAGATGACTCCTTTTGAGCCCACGTGTACGTCCCTCGGTCATGACACAAGCCAAGTTGCGGACGTTCGCAGCATTGAGGCTTTGGTGGATTTTGGGCACTCGAATCTCggctggctgaagaaggccagcaGTGACGAAATAAGCCGGTTGAGCAAgcatcaagaagaagcggacGTTAAGCGCAATCAAGCTTTGGAGATAACTCAATACAGGTCGCGTTCTACCCTGACGTAG
- a CDS encoding mitochondrial 54S ribosomal protein YmL9 (transcript_id=CADANIAT00006157) produces MPPRLSRRLVQLPFSNGAVIPQSHAQSAVFVRAFGIRSLNPPKHSKFNDSPELLKSSPAAALERKANTLPPRTGAIAIKKGMTAIFDPETGKRISCTVLQLDRVQVIAHKTVDVHGYYAVQMGAGWKHPNNVTKSLLGHFSEQGVSPKRHVYEFRVKDEDGLLPVGQLVNADWFHEGQYVDARSNTKGKGFAGVMKRHGFGGQDRSHGVSLTHRSLGSAGPSQGGGSRVYPGKKMAGNMGNEQNTVQNLKVLKVDAENGLVLVNGSVSGPKGCVVRIQDAIKKPWPVNPESAQSSK; encoded by the exons ATGCCTCCACGCCTATCAAGAAGACTGGTACAGCTGCCTTTTTCTAATGGTGCAGTTATACCGCAATCACACGCTCAGAGTGCCGTCTTCGTCCGCGCTTTCGGCATCCGCTCTCTAAATCCTCCAAAACACTCGAAATTCAATGACAGCCCCGAACTCCTCAAGTCGTCGCCCGCCGCAGCCCTTGAGCGGAAAGCAAATACACTTCCGCCCCGCACAGGAGCTATTGCAATCAAGAAGGGAATGACCGCGATCTTCGACCCAGAGACAGGGAAGCGCATCTCTTGTACGGTTCTGCAGCTTGACCGTGTCCAGGTCATCGCGCATAAGACAGTGGACGTACATGGCTACTATGCTGTGCAAATGGGCGCTGGTTGGAAGCATCCGAACAATGTCACAAAGTCGTTATTAGGCCATTTCTCGGAACAAGGGGTTTCACCGAAGCGACATGTGTACGAGTTCCGagtgaaggatgaggatggtTTGCTGCCTGTTGGACAACTTGTCAATGCGGACTGGTTCCATGAGGGCCAGTACGTAGATGCGAGGTCGAATACGAAGGGCAAAGGGTTTGCTGGTGTGATGAAGAGGCATGGGTTTGGCGGTCAGGATCGCAGTCACGGTGTTAGTTTAACGCATCGCTCGCTTGGTTCAGCTGGTCCCAGTCAGGGTGGTGGCTCTAGGGTTTATCCTGGaaagaagatggctggaaACATGGGGAATGAGCAGAACACAGTGCAAAACCTCAAGGTTCTTAAGGTTGATGCGGAGAATGGACTGGTTCTGGTAAATG GTTCCGTGAGCGGTCCAAAGGGATGTGTTGTTAGGATACAGGATGCCATCAAGAAGCCTTGGCCGGTAAATCCGGAGTCGGCCCAATCATCGAAATAA
- a CDS encoding cytochrome c oxidase assembly factor 1 family protein (transcript_id=CADANIAT00006158), giving the protein MILQATRSRIRFPRLPSTTNRLSPRRSLIPAPAANSGPITERRADRQLPNINSEGRRWLRTLPVFAVVVGAAMLGIFNYQKSSSSVVSSTLYALRTSPRAREILGDEIYFAQKIPWISGEMNQLHGRIDISFWVKGTKSQGKMRFKSIRPDRMSFFRTEEWSLETTDGTVIQLLENNHDPFRQE; this is encoded by the exons ATGATTTTACAAGCTACCCGAAGCCGCATAAGGTTTCCGCGACTTCCCAGCACAACGAACCGACTCAGTCCCCGTCGCTCTCTCATCCCCGCCCCAGCGGCCAACTCTGGTCCCATAACGGAACGGCGAGCAGACCGTCAGCTTCCCAATATCAACTCTGAAGGGCGACGATGGCTTCGGACCTTACCAGTTTTCGCGGTCGTGGTGGGCGCCGCCATGCTGGGCATCTTCAACTACCAAAAGTCCTCATCGAGTGTCGTGAGCAGCACACTGTATGCTCTGCGCACGTCGCCGCGTGCGCGCGAGATATTGGGTGATGAGATCTATTTTGCGCAGAAGATACCTTGGATTAGCGGCGAGATGAACCAGCTGCATGGCCGGATCGATATCTCGTTTTGGGTGAAAGGGACGAAATCGCAGGGGAAAATGAGGTTTAAGAGTATTAGACCGGACCGGATGAGTTTT TTCCGCACTGAGGAATGGAGTTTGGAGACAACGGATGGAACTGTGATCCAACTTCTTGAAAACAACCATGACCCGTTCCGTCAAGAATAG
- a CDS encoding uncharacterized protein (transcript_id=CADANIAT00006156): MSLRFPLRPWALRMLNSEVASFPLSNPTSRMFRRPISLAPAQRQLFSIRKQLPSLRTLQQFQLQSTASRGQIRRTFRTYRPRFNNNKSVGPGYTYQAPNATPSLSQRLKTLSREYGWSALWIYLFLSALDFPFCFAAVKLLGADKIGHYEHVIVESVKGAVNKVWPGAFKESEEQSEDEDFGAQAGGKKKGPVEEASLWTQLALAYAIHKSFIFVRVPLTAAITPKVVKQLRKWGWDVVKGKPKAK; the protein is encoded by the exons ATGTCTCTCCGATTTCCACTCAGGCCCTGGGCCCTACGAATGCTCAACTCAGAAGTCGCCAGCTTCCCCTTATCAAACCCAACATCTCGCATGTTTCGCCGCCCAATATCACTCGCGCCCGCGCAGAGACAGCTTTTCAGCATCCGGAAACAATTACCATCGCTGAGAACACTCCAGCAATTTCAATTGCAAAGTACAGCATCCCGAGGTCAAATCCGCCGCACCTTTCGTACTTACCGCCCCCGATTTAACAACAATAAATCGGTTGGACCTGGATACACATACCAAGCCCCCAACGCGACGCCATCGCTCTCGCAACGCCTTAAGACTCTCTCTCGCGAATATGGATGGTCTGCGCTCTGGAtctatctcttcctctcggCGCTTGATTTCCCGTTCTGCTTTGCGGCGGTGAAACTACTTGGCGCGGATAAGATTGGGCATTATGAGCATGTTATCGTTGAGAGCGTCAAGGGTGCTGTGAATAAGGTTTGGCCGGGAGCTTTTAAGGAGTCAGAGGAGCagagcgaggacgaggatttCGGCGCTCAGGCtgggggaaagaagaagggacCGGTTGAGGAAGCCA GTTTATGGACGCAGCTTGCTCTAGCGTACGCCATTCACAAGAGCTTCATCTTTGTGCGCGTGCCGCTGACAGCGGCTATCACGCCGAAAGTCGTGAAGCAGCTCAGAAAATGGGGCTGGGATGtggtcaagggcaagccAAAGGCCAAGTAG